One stretch of Agelaius phoeniceus isolate bAgePho1 chromosome W unlocalized genomic scaffold, bAgePho1.hap1 SUPER_W_unloc_2, whole genome shotgun sequence DNA includes these proteins:
- the LOC143692745 gene encoding serine/threonine-protein kinase pim-1-like gives MNMPRHGIGATEGIVLLPQPDGSRAPLEIVLQAKVSTGFPGVVQLLEWLELPEHIVMVLERPERCQDLQRFVGARRFLPEEVARALFRQVLEAVRHCTSCGVLHRDIKPENILLDLHTGKAKLIDFGCGTYLQDTAYTHFAGTLSYSPPEWNDFGWYHGEAATIWSLGILLHQMVCGEHPFRRGRNLSWGQLPLPQGLSQGELIDISNVHLIVTASTS, from the exons atgaatatg ccccggcacggcatcggcgccactgagggcatcgtgctcctcccgcagcccgacggcagcagggccccgctggagatcgtgctgcaggccaaggtgtccactggcttccctggtgtggtgcagctgctggagtggctcgAGCTCCCCGAAcacatcgtgatggtgctggagcggccagagcggtgtcaggacctgcagcgtttcgttggggcacggcggttcctgcccgaggaggtggcgcgggcgctgttccgccaggtgctggaggccgtgcggcactgcaccagctgcggggtcctgcacagggacatcaagcccgagaacatcctgcttgacctgcacaccgggaaggccaaactgatcgactttggctgtggcacctacctgcaagacacagcctacacccactttgcag gaacactgtcctacagccccccggaatggaacgactttggctggtaccatggcgaggcagcaacgatctggtccctgggcatcctgctgcaccagatggtctgcggggagcacccattcaggaggggccggaacctcagctggggccagctcccgctgccacaagggctctctcaag gGGAGTtg atAGATATCAGCAATGTCCACTTGATAGTGACCGCCAGCACCTCCTAA